One genomic segment of Brassica napus cultivar Da-Ae chromosome A3, Da-Ae, whole genome shotgun sequence includes these proteins:
- the LOC111214211 gene encoding cytochrome b561 and DOMON domain-containing protein At2g04850, whose product MIQPTGKNRDDRAMATTLTLTLTFLFLLLSASVSGKCTTTTATKTFEKCISLPTQQASIAWTYHPHNATLDLCFFGTFISPSGWVGWGINPDTPSQMTGSRVLIAFPDPNSGQLILLPYVLDSSVKLQKGPLLSRPLDILRLSSSSASLYGGNMATIRNGASVQIYASVKLSSNNTKIHHVWNRGLYVQGYSPTIHPTTSTDLSSFSTFDVTSGFATVKKNSGSRALKVTHGVINAVAWGFLLPAGAVTARYLRQMQSIGPTWFYIHAAIQLTGFLLGTIGFSLGMVLGRNSPGVTYGLHRSLGIATFTLAALQTLALLFRPKTTNKFRRYWKSYHHFVGYGCVVMGVVNVFQGFDVLREGGSYAKLGYCMCLSTLVGVCVAMEVNSWVVFCRKAKEEKMKREGLTDDRCSSGIHS is encoded by the exons ATGATTCAACCAACGGGAAAAAACAGAGATGATCGAGCAATGGCGACGACTTTAACGTTGACTCTAACATTCCTCTTCCTCCTTCTCTCGGCGTCAGTCTCCGGCAAGTGCACAACCACCACAGCTACCAAAACCTTCGAGAAATGCATCTCTCTTCCGACACAACAAGCCTCAATCGCGTGGACATACCATCCACACAACGCGACTCTCGACCTCTGCTTCTTCGGAACATTCATCTCGCCTTCCGGGTGGGTCGGGTGGGGGATCAACCCGGATACTCCCTCCCAGATGACCGGGTCTCGAGTCCTCATCGCGTTTCCGGATCCTAACTCGGGTCAGCTCATCCTCCTCCCTTACGTTCTTGACTCCTCCGTCAAGCTCCAGAAAGGTCCTCTCCTTTCTCGTCCCCTTGACATCCTCcgtctctcctcctcctccgcttcTCTGTACGGAGGGAACATGGCGACTATCCGTAACGGCGCCTCCGTTCAGATTTACGCGTCCGTGAAACTCTCGTCGAATAACACTAAGATCCACCATGTTTGGAACAGAGGTCTTTACGTTCAAGGTTACTCTCCGACCATTCATCCCACCACTTCCACTGATCTCTCCTCATTCTCCACCTTCGATGTCACTTCAG GTTTTGCAACGGTTAAGAAAAACAGTGGTTCGAGAGCTCTGAAAGTGACACACGGAGTTATCAACGCGGTGGCGTGGGGTTTTCTCCTCCCGGCGGGAGCAGTAACAGCTCGATACCTACGTCAAATGCAGTCAATAGGACCAACTTGGTTCTACATCCACGCAGCCATACAGCTAACGGGTTTCCTCCTCGGAACAATCGGCTTCTCACTAGGAATGGTGCTCGGCCGGAACTCCCCCGGAGTTACCTACGGCTTACACCGGAGCCTCGGGATAGCAACGTTCACGCTGGCTGCCCTGCAAACGCTGGCTTTGCTGTTCAGACCAAAGACGACTAACAAGTTCAGGAGGTACTGGAAGTCTTACCATCATTTTGTCGGGTACGGTTGCGTGGTGATGGGCGTGGTGAATGTGTTCCAAGGGTTTGATGTTTTGAGGGAAGGAGGATCGTACGCAAAGCTTGGTTACTGTATGTGTCTGTCCACGCTGGTTGGAGTTTGTGTGGCGATGG
- the LOC106439802 gene encoding N-acetyltransferase 9-like protein: protein MGKTTTVTMKESLEGKRVVLVPYMSGHVPKYHSWMQDPALLEATGSEPLSLEQEYEMQISWTQDPNKRTFIVLDKDFIEGDLAPGEPHVEAMAGDVNIYMNDVDDPKVAEVEIMIAEPRSRGKGIGKESVLMMMAYAVKNLEIHKFTAKIGDSNTASLSLFRKLGFEDSSHSEIFKEVTLEYTVTNLRRAELLKLLEDVVTHTHSSDNKSDSLLTGEAIG from the exons atggggaAGACGACAACAGTGACGATGAAAGAGAGCTTGGAAGGGAAGAGAGTGGTGTTGGTTCCGTACATGTCGGGACATGTCCCGAAGTACCATAGTTGGATGCAGGACCCTGCGCTTCTAGAAGCTACTGGATCTGAGCCGTTGAGTCTGGAGCAGGAGTATGAGATGCAAATCTCTTGGACTCAAGATCCCAATA AGCGGACTTTCATTGTGTTGGACAAAGATTTCATAGAGGGAGACTTGGCTCCTGGCGAACCTCATGTAGAAG CCATGGCAGGTGATGTGAACATTTACATGAACGATGTGGATGATCCTAAGGTTGCGGAGGTCGAAATAATGATAGCTGAGCCCAGAAG CCGTGGTAAAGGAATAGGAAAGGAGTCTGTGTTGATGATGATGGCTTATGCAGTCAAGAACTTGGAGATTCACAAGTTTACAGCCAAGATTGGGGACTCTAACACAGCTTCCCTCAGCTTATTCCGCAAACTG GGTTTTGAGGACTCTTCTCACAGTGAAATCTTCAAAGAG GTTACACTAGAGTACACGGTGACAAATCTCCGTCGAGCTGAGCTGTTGAAGTTATTGGAGGATGTTGTCACGCACACTCATTCATCCGACAACAAATCAGATTCGCTGCTAACAGGAGAAGCTATTGGATAA